From Cellulomonas fimi ATCC 484, a single genomic window includes:
- a CDS encoding VOC family protein has translation MTIATTPHLNFRGDARAALDLYAAAFGGTTTVVTYADAHAVTDAAEADQVMWGQVVSPDGFRVMAYDVPSHTAYEPGVIPVFVSVRGADADELTRYWERLVDGATVVVPLGPAAWAPLYGMLRDRFGVTWVLDVAVPWDAA, from the coding sequence ATGACCATCGCCACCACGCCCCACCTCAACTTCCGCGGCGACGCGCGCGCCGCGCTCGACCTCTACGCGGCCGCCTTCGGCGGCACCACGACGGTCGTGACCTACGCCGACGCGCACGCCGTCACCGACGCGGCCGAGGCCGACCAGGTGATGTGGGGCCAGGTCGTCTCGCCCGACGGGTTCCGCGTCATGGCGTACGACGTGCCGTCGCACACCGCGTACGAGCCCGGTGTCATCCCCGTGTTCGTGTCCGTCCGCGGCGCCGACGCCGACGAGCTCACCCGGTACTGGGAGCGGCTCGTCGACGGCGCGACGGTCGTCGTGCCGCTCGGCCCCGCGGCGTGGGCACCGCTGTACGGCATGCTGCGCGACCGGTTCGGCGTGACGTGGGTGCTCGACGTCGCGGTGCCGTGGGACGCCGCGTGA
- a CDS encoding helix-turn-helix transcriptional regulator — protein sequence MGTTERLLRLLSLLQAHRDWPGQELAERLGTTSRTVRRDVDRLRTMGYRIDSAKGRAGGYRLDAGSALPPLLFDDEQAVALAVALRAAAVTGAGVEDAAARALATLRQVMPPRLRHRLDAVDVVTAPTAPRDSALPATLVALSSAVRAREVLRFDYASSRDATVAPPGSSAAHPVVAPRRVEPHHVVAARGRWYLVAWDVDRDDWRVFRADRLTPRTPRGPRFTPREVPGGDVAAFLSARFRGSDRPGAWPCEGTVVLSLPAADVVPFAGDATVEDVGPSRCRVTAGSWSWTALAAHLGRFDADLAVVGPPALADAFSRLAARFTAAATAGTASSRP from the coding sequence ATGGGGACGACAGAGCGGCTGCTACGCCTGCTGTCGCTGCTGCAGGCGCACCGCGACTGGCCCGGCCAGGAGCTCGCCGAGCGCCTGGGCACCACCTCGCGCACCGTCCGCCGCGACGTCGACCGGCTGCGCACGATGGGCTACCGCATCGACTCCGCGAAGGGCCGCGCGGGCGGCTACCGGCTCGACGCGGGGTCGGCGCTGCCGCCGCTGCTGTTCGACGACGAGCAGGCCGTCGCCCTCGCCGTGGCCCTGCGTGCGGCCGCCGTGACCGGCGCCGGCGTCGAGGACGCGGCTGCCCGCGCGCTCGCGACGCTCCGGCAGGTGATGCCCCCGCGCCTGCGGCACCGGCTCGACGCGGTCGACGTCGTCACAGCCCCGACGGCTCCCCGCGACTCCGCGTTGCCCGCGACGCTCGTCGCGCTCTCGTCCGCCGTCCGCGCCCGTGAGGTCCTGCGGTTCGACTACGCCTCGTCGCGGGACGCGACCGTCGCTCCGCCGGGCTCGTCCGCAGCGCACCCGGTCGTCGCCCCACGCCGGGTCGAGCCGCACCACGTCGTCGCCGCCCGGGGCCGCTGGTACCTCGTCGCGTGGGACGTCGACCGCGACGACTGGCGCGTCTTCCGCGCCGACCGCCTCACGCCCCGCACCCCGCGCGGCCCACGGTTCACGCCCCGCGAGGTGCCGGGCGGCGACGTCGCCGCGTTCCTCTCGGCCCGTTTCCGCGGCTCGGACCGCCCGGGTGCCTGGCCGTGCGAGGGAACCGTCGTGCTGTCCCTCCCCGCCGCCGACGTCGTGCCCTTCGCGGGCGACGCGACGGTCGAGGACGTCGGCCCATCCCGCTGCAGGGTGACCGCCGGCTCGTGGTCCTGGACCGCGCTCGCCGCGCACCTCGGCCGCTTCGACGCGGACCTGGCCGTCGTCGGCCCGCCCGCACTCGCCGACGCGTTCTCCCGGCTCGCCGCACGCTTCACGGCGGCGGCAACGGCCGGCACGGCGAGTTCCCGCCCCTGA